The Glycine soja cultivar W05 chromosome 6, ASM419377v2, whole genome shotgun sequence genome has a window encoding:
- the LOC114417182 gene encoding reticulon-like protein B17 isoform X2 → MDCFSSPYHHYRHHHRSRTKSSSRLARKSENGTVEPIQISLDTVTSPPPATAKPSAASPTSSLPIKELLLLSPSSARRSKARFDEEVPEAAGVRRRCKSRAAAAAQAASPRSLRRWRREEKEGVAVEEVVKQRKRRHSGRHRKERLSLVPFQPPSTSSPTTTDEENRGDLDRVGALISDLIMWKDVSKSTLWFGLGCLCFLSSCFTKGVNFSIFSAISRLAILLLGVSFFSNSVCQRNQVEKRSFAKLKEDDILHLAKLILPALNFAISKTRELFSGEPCMTLKVAPFLLLGAEYGHLITIWRLCAIGFFVSFSVPRLYSCYSAQINLRVECLKLRLLDTWSACTHKKIVIASVLIAFWNLSTIKTRIFTAFILLVILRYFRETIMQPVEDGEAQVAEKEQKQALVVVAEPEEEEPQKALVVAEKQRQC, encoded by the exons ATGGATTGCTTTTCTTCCCCTTATCACCACTACCGCCACCACCACCGCTCTCGAACAAAGTCGTCGTCGCGTTTGGCTCGAAAGAGCGAAAACGGAACGGTGGAGccaattcaaatttccctcgaCACGGTTACGTCGCCGCCGCCGGCGACCGCGAAGCCTTCGGCGGCGTCTCCGACGAGCTCTCTTCCGATCAAGGAGCTTCTGCTTCTGTCGCCTTCCTCGGCGCGGAGGTCGAAGGCGCGGTTCGACGAGGAGGTGCCGGAGGCCGCCGGAGTGCGGCGGCGGTGCAAGAGCcgggcggcggcggcggcgcaGGCAGCTTCGCCGAGGAGCTTGCGGAGGTGGAGAAGGGAGGAGAAGGAGGGAGTGGCGGTGGAGGAGGTTGTGaaacagaggaagaggaggcACAGTGGGAGACATAGGAAGGAGAGACTCAGCTTGGTGCCTTTTCAACCACCTTCTACTTCTTCTCCAACAACAA CTGATGAAGAGAATAGGGGTGATCTGGATCGTGTTGGTGCGTTGATCAGTGATTTAATAATGTGGAAAGATGTTTCAAAATCGACCCTTTGGTTTGGTTTGGGGTGTCTTTGTTTCTTGTCTTCTTGCTTCACTAAAGGGGTCAACTTTAG CATTTTCTCGGCCATATCGCGATTGGCAATTCTCTTGTTGGGTGTTTCATTCTTCTCAAACTCAGTTTGTCAAAG AAACCAGGTTGAGAAAAGGAGTTTTGCCAAGCTGAAAGAAGATGACATTTTACATCTAGCAAAATTGATTCTTCCTGCACTAAATTTTGCAATTTCAAAGACTAGAGAACTGTTTTCAGGAGAACCGTGCATGACCCTGAAA GTGGCTCCTTTCCTTCTACTAGGAGCGGAGTATGGTCATCTTATTACAATTTGGAGGCTTTGTGCCATTG GATTTTTTGTCAGCTTCAGTGTACCAAGGCTTTATTCTTGTTACTCTGCTCAGATAAACCTGCGAG TCGAGTGCTTGAAATTGCGATTGTTGGACACATGGAGTGCTTGCACTCACAAGAAGATAGTGATTGCATCAGTGCTTATTGCATTCTGGAATCTATCTACCATAAAGACTCGAATCTTCACAG CATTTATATTGCTTGTAATACTCCGATATTTCCGGGAAACTATAATGCAACCTGTAGAAGATGGTGAAGCTCAAGTGGCAGAGAAGGAACAGAAGCAGGCATTGGTGGTGGTGGCAGAACCTGAGGAAGAGGAACCGCAGAAGGCACTAGTGGTTGCTGAAAAACAGCGCCAATGCTAG
- the LOC114417182 gene encoding reticulon-like protein B17 isoform X1 → MDCFSSPYHHYRHHHRSRTKSSSRLARKSENGTVEPIQISLDTVTSPPPATAKPSAASPTSSLPIKELLLLSPSSARRSKARFDEEVPEAAGVRRRCKSRAAAAAQAASPRSLRRWRREEKEGVAVEEVVKQRKRRHSGRHRKERLSLVPFQPPSTSSPTTKADEENRGDLDRVGALISDLIMWKDVSKSTLWFGLGCLCFLSSCFTKGVNFSIFSAISRLAILLLGVSFFSNSVCQRNQVEKRSFAKLKEDDILHLAKLILPALNFAISKTRELFSGEPCMTLKVAPFLLLGAEYGHLITIWRLCAIGFFVSFSVPRLYSCYSAQINLRVECLKLRLLDTWSACTHKKIVIASVLIAFWNLSTIKTRIFTAFILLVILRYFRETIMQPVEDGEAQVAEKEQKQALVVVAEPEEEEPQKALVVAEKQRQC, encoded by the exons ATGGATTGCTTTTCTTCCCCTTATCACCACTACCGCCACCACCACCGCTCTCGAACAAAGTCGTCGTCGCGTTTGGCTCGAAAGAGCGAAAACGGAACGGTGGAGccaattcaaatttccctcgaCACGGTTACGTCGCCGCCGCCGGCGACCGCGAAGCCTTCGGCGGCGTCTCCGACGAGCTCTCTTCCGATCAAGGAGCTTCTGCTTCTGTCGCCTTCCTCGGCGCGGAGGTCGAAGGCGCGGTTCGACGAGGAGGTGCCGGAGGCCGCCGGAGTGCGGCGGCGGTGCAAGAGCcgggcggcggcggcggcgcaGGCAGCTTCGCCGAGGAGCTTGCGGAGGTGGAGAAGGGAGGAGAAGGAGGGAGTGGCGGTGGAGGAGGTTGTGaaacagaggaagaggaggcACAGTGGGAGACATAGGAAGGAGAGACTCAGCTTGGTGCCTTTTCAACCACCTTCTACTTCTTCTCCAACAACAA AAGCTGATGAAGAGAATAGGGGTGATCTGGATCGTGTTGGTGCGTTGATCAGTGATTTAATAATGTGGAAAGATGTTTCAAAATCGACCCTTTGGTTTGGTTTGGGGTGTCTTTGTTTCTTGTCTTCTTGCTTCACTAAAGGGGTCAACTTTAG CATTTTCTCGGCCATATCGCGATTGGCAATTCTCTTGTTGGGTGTTTCATTCTTCTCAAACTCAGTTTGTCAAAG AAACCAGGTTGAGAAAAGGAGTTTTGCCAAGCTGAAAGAAGATGACATTTTACATCTAGCAAAATTGATTCTTCCTGCACTAAATTTTGCAATTTCAAAGACTAGAGAACTGTTTTCAGGAGAACCGTGCATGACCCTGAAA GTGGCTCCTTTCCTTCTACTAGGAGCGGAGTATGGTCATCTTATTACAATTTGGAGGCTTTGTGCCATTG GATTTTTTGTCAGCTTCAGTGTACCAAGGCTTTATTCTTGTTACTCTGCTCAGATAAACCTGCGAG TCGAGTGCTTGAAATTGCGATTGTTGGACACATGGAGTGCTTGCACTCACAAGAAGATAGTGATTGCATCAGTGCTTATTGCATTCTGGAATCTATCTACCATAAAGACTCGAATCTTCACAG CATTTATATTGCTTGTAATACTCCGATATTTCCGGGAAACTATAATGCAACCTGTAGAAGATGGTGAAGCTCAAGTGGCAGAGAAGGAACAGAAGCAGGCATTGGTGGTGGTGGCAGAACCTGAGGAAGAGGAACCGCAGAAGGCACTAGTGGTTGCTGAAAAACAGCGCCAATGCTAG